cagtatCGGGAATACAAATATGTGCATaactatactatatactatagaGGGGAGGTTGCATCAGCATAATATGGGACATTTTGCACTTAGGGCTCCATATTAACCTCTGTCCCAGATTGACGCAACTccttctttaatattttaaaaggttggCAATCATTGATTTTATAGCCCCATTAACTGGTTCATTCTGGTATACATGAAAAATAGTAGTGATGTGTGATACATGTCGTATGTAATACATACATCGGTGCatcaacaaacagataaaagGAGGCTTGGACAGATGGCTTCAAGCATGTAGCACATGTATTTTTTGTGAGCATGTAACCCGTGTGGTGTGTGCTCATGTGCACCACTGCCAGTTGTTATGTAAGCCAACGGCAAATGCACCAAACCTGGAACATCAATAATTTACCAAAGATGGGAGAGCTAATATTGCATGTGCTTTTTTTGATCCTACGATTCTGGTTTTGTTTCAGAATCTAGTTGCAGATTCTCGGCAGCTAATAATTCATCGAAACACATTGTGGTTGGCACCGAGTGAACCCGTGTTTAATGACGTCTGAGTCTGGGGTTTATTTTAGTTGTGTTCACGGTTTAGTGTTCATGGTCCAGATTTTGTCCAGGCATCACAGTATGTTCTACACCTGGCCTGAATCACCGCCCCGagtgtatttttggcttttttttgttatatttttgctgGTGAATGACGCAAAGGTGGTTTAGCTTGGCTCATTATTCTAACCGCTTTCTCTATTTACAGTTCAGTGTTATTCTCTGCTTATTATTTTCCATAATAAAGGgtataataatgacaaaaccaATGTTTGGGTGCACGGATCCAAGACAGATGTGAGAAACAGACTGGCGAGAATAAAACGATTTCAGTCACACACTAATGCATTTCATATTCAGCATACAATTTTTCATTGGGTTTAGCCGAGATATGTTTGGAATAGTTTTGGTTCAGGTAACATGGAAGCTTGCCATGGCGTACAATAATACAGgcttatttgattatatatctttttattttgaaagtcagGTTAAAATCAAAGTATCAAATATGTTCTATATGGCTTTTGAGGAATTTTAATATCTCTCGCTTGTCATTGTAGTGCATTGGATTAGTCTACATGTTTTGCACCCTACAATAAAAACGACAgcatttgaatataattatttaatatgcatattgtTGTTGGTGTCATCTAATATTTGCACTCTACGTAATCTGTTAAAATTTCATCTTatttttggccataaaaactaTCAGGTCTTCTTGAAATCCATTGTCAAAAGCCAATTTCTAAAGGTTCAAtgaactattaaatattaagtgtgtaaattaatttaattgtactttatttttcagttgcactgtttaaacaaacaaatgaagtttAGAATCAAACTGCCTTGACCTTCTAGCCAGTGTTAAGTAATCGCTTTGACACTTGATTCTGTTTGTGAAAAGTATATCAATTAATTATATCACCTTCTCTACGTTATCCAGTTTATTAGTAGGCATAAAGGCTCTTGCTCATTGGAGAAAGCAGAGCATTTGATGATTATATGACTGTACTGGGTTCATGTTAAGTATGTGGAAAGAGCCGAGTCAGTTTAAAATCAAGTGGGAATACAGCAAATTGAATTTCAAAGTCTATTTTGGACCGTATGACTGCATCAGAGCTAAGTTAAAATGTTCTGAGAtttcttgtgtttttcctcTACATTCCTGCAACAAACCATTTCCTTTGAAATCAGCACAGAAATATGCCTATTTTTCAAGACTAAAATAAgactaaaaagaacattataatTGTTCTCAGAATCGCTCGTATGAAACCATGGCAACGCGGTTCAGCCGAGGTCAAAGCTCAAGCACATGAGAACGAGGTTTAGAACTCAAATACAGAGGAGGAGGACGGCGAGAGTGGAGCATTTCTGCCAGATGTGAACAAAGAACAAAACTTGATGCGTTCGTGATGATTTTAAAGTTAATATCGGCTGTTCTCTGAGAAGTCTGTGACTCAAGCTCGTCTCACGTTCCCTTGGAGATCTTTGATCTAGCTCCACGATTAACCGTCGTCAGGCGGCGTGACGGATCACCTGCTCCCTCGGAGGCCCGATGCACAAAAGCACGCAGAAGGCAGCGGTCTATTTGATTATCAGAGAAGCAGACAGGACCTGAGGGAGATCGGGCTGCGTGTGTACTCTCATTATCCGGCTGCCGTGAGCGCCTTGCCTTTAATGTGCCAAAATGGGACACAACCAACACCCCCATctcacacgcgcgcgcgcacataCATCACCCTGCCCCCACTATATCATCACACACATCGGTGTAACACTCCTAAAGCACAAAATACATCACTACAGTGCGCTAATTAATTTCTGAAGCACTCTTCCACACGAGTACAGCAGGGGAACTTTGGCCTTGAGGGTTGATGTAGTCCGTTTGAACAGATGTTGTACGTACAAACGAGCTAATATAAAGCAAACACTGCTGGGTTCTCAACTACAAAGCTGAGCTACAAACAAATCCGTAGTAAAGCGCACCGATTGGCGTGAAACAACTGGGAAGAGATGTAGGACTTCTGCCGGTAATATtgctaattatataattataggGTGCGTATGTAATTACATGTTACCCACAGGGCTGTGTGAACACTAATCACTACAGCCTGAAGAGATCAAACCCGATTGTCTTTTTATAACTGGTTAATTAACAGCTGCAGTTTAACACAGTCAGGAAcactggatagatagatagatagatagatagatagatagatagatagatagatagatagatagatagatagatagatagatagatatagtggatagatagatagatagatatagtgGATAGATAtagtggatagatagatagatagatagatagatagatagatagatagatagatagatagatagatagatatagtggatagatagatagatagatagatagatagatagatagatagatagatagatagatagatagtggatagatagatagacagatagacagatggatagatagatagatagatatagtggatagatggatagatagatagatagatatatagatagtggatagatagatagatagatagatagatagatagatagatagatagaaagaataCTATTATTTCATATGTCTGAATTTACAGGgttcttttttttggatgacctaaccctttaagtgtttaaattattaataacattttgcatCCAAATGTTCTTTGCATATAAGCAATAGTAAAAGCACTTTTTGTTTACTTCAAAATAGCACGGTTCTTAATAACTACCGCCGTTCTGaatttgccatttatttacaACGCACTAATAATTCCACAAGCAATTTAATGCAAACGGATAAAATAAACGAGTCTGCAATCTCATTCGTTCATCCATCAAAGCGAAAAGCCGAGTGGTTTTGGATCTCGTGTCACGGTACCTGAGATCGCGGAGTGCCTAAAGACTCCCAGCCCTAACAGAACCCGAGTTAAAGGCTTTGGTGAGAGAGGTACTCATCGGCGGGCAGATTGAGGGATGTTTTCCGGGGGCCGCTGGAGCGGAGCGCGCGAGCCGCTGACAGCTCATTTGGGTGACGCGTCTCGAGCTCACCCGCACGCGCCAGTCCCGCGAGAGTCTGCCTCATTAATATTCCGCTCCATGCGCCTTTTGTCTGAACCGTCTACGGGGGGCGAAACTctggggggagagagagagacggctgCTTATTTGATTTCTCTCACCGCCTTTTCACGGGGCCTTTACGGAAAACTGAGTTAGAGCGAGGTCCCGACCCCGAGGCACACAGACTGAGGGACAGGTAATGAAAGCGCAGGAGGGACTGCGCGCTCCGTTAgtttataaatactgtattacTTTGATAAACACCGTGCCTCCCCTGCTACTTATGAATACAGAGCAAAATAGTTTCCCTGAAGCTGAGCTTTACACATCACctgaaaagctgaataaatatacgtgcaaagaaatgtacaaaatatatttatggaacatgatcgttacttaatatgctgatttttggcataaaagaaaaacgacaattttgacccatgcatttttttgctgCTGACACAATCTGTACTTttaaaagcgctgtataaataaagattgattcattgttatatatattaaaaatatatattccgATACTTCTTATTACTGGTATTGTGGTACAGGGTTagatataatttaatgtaatataattatgcaatataattataacaataataataataacacacacacacacacacacatatatatatatatatatatatatatatatatatatatatatatatatatatatatatatatatatatatatagtataaattgGTAAATCCACAAGAAACGAACAATGGATAGTTAAAGGTCTGCAAACCTCCCCTTTTTCCAAGCTCACATCAATCACAGCTGTCAAAAGCATACACTTGCTGTGGAAGGAAATTGCCTTTATTTATGCCGCGCGGCCGTTAATGGCATCATAACGGCATATCGGCGTTAATAAAAGCCGTATCGACACACTGCAGTTTTCACGCGCCAATTATGTAACGCCAAAAAGTAAGAAGCTtctcgcgcgcgcgcgcgagcgACTCGAACAATAATGACAGGACCGACTGGCGCGTCATTGCTAAACTTTTCGCAACACTTTAAGGGCGTCCGCACTATGGTCATCTCGAAAGCGTGGCTTTCCTCAGCGGACGCGTCGCACCTACCAGCTGTCGTCTTAAAGTGAGCTGCTCCTGCTCTCTGCTGCTGCGGGCCGGACCTACATCACCCCAAGCCGGGCATCCCGGCGCCGAGTCCCCGAGGGACAGGGCGCCGAGGACCAGACTCTCCTGCCGCTGCTTCAGGATCTCCAGCTCGCACAGCCACGTCAGACCGGCCTCCAGACGCTCTTTATTCCGACCGCGCTCTTCTTCCATCTTCAGAGGGATCCCGAGGTCCGGCAGGATGCTCCTCACCCTTCCCAGAAGAACAAAAGCAATCAATCTTTCAATGTGATCTGCGTCAGCCCGCTCCTGCTGCGGCCGCGGACGTTTATCGCTTTAAAAGCAGACGATTCCCATTTAGTTTGAGCGTTTTTCCCCTAACGCGCGTCTCTGTTGCTCATACTGCTGCGGTCGGACAGTATTTGGGCATCTCAGTTTTGAATCGTCCCCTCACGCCCCTCACATTGCTGTACATCGAGGTGTTCCCTTGTCATTAGAATATTCCGCCCCGTGCGCTGTGATTGGTTGAAAGCTCCCAGGCACCGCCCTCCCGTTCACTTCCCACACTCTAATTGGCCAGCCCCCCCGCAGCTTCATTTGCATGCAGACCGTGGCGGGTTTTCACGCGCTCGGCAGCAGacggatgaatgaatgaatggacgCCGAGAATATTAATTTGTCTGGTGCTGACAGCTCGGAAGACGCTAAAATGAGTGCGTGGGTGACTTAAAAGGGATAATTAATGAACACTTGgcaaatatatgtttttgtttttgtatgcgACTTAAGATACGCGCCTGCTTTAGCGTTTTGCACGCAACTGTAGCGCGTTATTTATTTCTACAACGTTGTATTTGAACAATTATGTATTTTCCaaacatatattcattttatttcaataactGTTTTACAGCAATTGCATTGTATAGCCTTATTGCAGGATACGCAGCTCATACTGTAAATCTAATAAGCAAGCTATTGATATTTTAGCAAAGCAAACCTGTATTCAATGGCTTTAAAACGCAAGGCTGATGCAAGCTAAATGTTTGCAGcgtctaaatatatttatgcatctgGAAATTACGTAATGAAAGAAATGGGTTATGTCTCTATCTGGTGGCTAAACATGATAGTGCACCTtagttttattgaaaacattaagatttctttttaatgagtTGCTGAACGCTTCGACTCAGCTTCAGGTTAATTCTCTAAAGCATAATGCAAATGCCCGCGATATTAGCATCCTCGTAAGAAACATAAATCCTTATTACTTGTGTATTCGAGGAAACAAAGCATactagaacttttttttttttttccagtgttgttttattcttcttcttattattcgTAATCCGTCTACTTCACATAGATCAGAGAGCCACTGAATCAGAGTCTCTATTAGACAAATTTGTTGGAAAAAATCGAAAACCGCGCACAGCACAGTTTTGCTTCCTATATTTCAGCGAACACTGCACATATCGTCTTATACGTACAGTGCATATGGAAACATGTACAAATCGGCCTGATCTAGAGATAAAAACAGCTctaaaaagaagagaaaaaaaaaatacagtaagtcACTGCTACACCAGTTAAGTTATGGGATGCCGTAAATAGACATCAACGGAAATCAATTATTACAGTTTCAAGAAAATCAAACAGTTGATTTGTGAGACAGGTTGCTGCTGGATACAGTTGTCATGACGATCGTGGAACTACAGCACAGGTACAGTGGAAGTGACATCACTAAAACCTTATAGCACAGTCTAATGAGCGATGCGTGATATGATTTTTTACTTTCACCGTCCGAATGCTTGATCACAAGCGCTCAACATCATCTCAAAAAGCCAAATCTCTAATAACGGCAACACACTTCTTAGTTGCAAAATGCAAACTCAAATCTTTGGTCAGATACATCACGAGAAGTCACTGCATATGAGCGAAACAATCGGACCGAGggttaaatcatttttttgctcTGGTGGAGTCAGTAGAAGTTTACTCGCGTAGCGGGAGACAATGGGTGGAGGTccacaaagaaaagaaatttaaaCACGGTTTCACGCGCGGCATCCGCACGAGcgtacacacatacagtacagtgaACACGATTGTGACAGTGatttcattttcagcttttaaaatacCAAACCATGAGCAATTCTTCTtttctaaaaacacacatagtgaaaaaaaaaaaaaaaagagaaatcaaaACCGTATTTGCAGAATACACACCCGACAACCTATACAGAATGCACTCTAATGCCAAATTTAACAGTGAATAAACCAGTAAGGAGAAACTCAGTAGTTCAAACGCATCCTGGAAATAAAATGCCGACTTCAAACACTGCACAGAGCAACACTAAAGATTCAAAAGATCCAACccaaccccccaaaaaaaactcCATTGGATTCCAAAGAGCTGAATTATGATTCAAATGACAGCAGATTCCTttctggacaaaaaaaatacattcaatacaATACCATGTGGTTTGTAGCTGGAATATTATCATATGTGCCACCAGCAATGTGCCGGCaaacatatatttcatttatcagACTTTGTCCAACAACGCCTGGACGTAAAGTGCCACTTCTCTTCAtgagataatatatatatatatatatatatttttttacattgtccTCTGTCTGCATAAAAGGGTATCGTTGCATTtcagtgttatatatatatatatatatatatatatatatatatatatatatatatatatatatatatatatatatatatatataaattctaccatctataaatactatatttgGTTTATAGGCGAGAGCACTTGtgctctgtaaaaaaaaatatatgtcattGCCACCTCGCGTAACTTTCCTTGAATTCGACTGAtttgaaaatgagaaaatacgGGCCGTCGGTTCAATCAAAACACAAAGCGAGTCCAGGGCCTTTCCTGCAGTGCTTCCCGGTCCAGACTCTCACCTCGTGCTAAATAAACAGGAGTGGTGCCACAGCAGAGaaagcatgcgtgtgtgtgtgtgtgtgtgtgtgtgtgtgtgtgttcgggcCGAGCTGGGGCGCTCGGGTTTCTGAAGCCAGGCGGATGTGTAAACAGATGCCCAGTGGACTGAGCTGCTGGGCAAGAAAAAGGCAGTTTGGCTTCATGTGCCGGGAGGAAGACACAAGACGTACAAGTGGAATGATTTCAAACGTCACGCGAACACGGTTACATTCACCAAAAATAGACATAGATCGACTTACGACACGCACGCGCGCTCACACGGACACGTCTCAAACGTGCTTGTGCGTGTCACCCAATAAAACGcagtttaataattataaactcTTTCCTTCTAGAGCTTTGATAAGTGTTCTATGTacataaattaacaataaatatctGCGATgacctctatatatatatattgaaatatatattaaatattgaataaagtatatatttcaaacatattcatatatttccTACATCTTCAAATAAATCAGGAGATATCACAGTTTAGTAATCAAAAACTAACAATGTTTATCCGTCTTTCTGGCTGCGGTGTCCCTTTTCAGTCTTTCTCTGGTGCAAATTCTCTTTAGCATAATGGTTAACGCTTCACAGAAATGTAAGGTCTCTGTTTTTAGCGCGAGCGGCCCTTTTACGGAAACTAGTTAGACTTTCTAATACGGATTTATCAAGGAAACCAGCCTTGATGCTAGAGCACGAGTGAACTGATGCTTTCTGTGCAAAACTCTCACGAGTAGGAAAAGGGACAGGGCAGCTGTGCCGTTACAGCTGAAAATCAAGCTAAAAGATCATTTCCCTCATTCTCTGTACCAATAAAAACACTTCGAAAGAAAGGagggctaaaaataaaaaataaaaagcatgctcttcatttttttttcttcctcaggTCCATTCCGTTCCTTTGCAAACAATAGCATCCTCAGAAAGAGAACCTGAAAGAAAGCTGAAACAGTGATGAGCCCGTCTGGACTCTAGCCACCCCACAATCCCATGGGACAGACGTGACCTCACTTCCTGCGGGCTTGCTGTCCAACTTGGATTGGCCGATGGCAGTTTCTGGtccatttcttcttcttctggtcTCTATCAAGTCTCTTTTGTTTAGTATGCATAGTCATACACGCACATTTGGgccctttgttttttttttttgccttctgTTCTCATAAGTGGCTCTACATTGCACAGCGCGCCCTGGTGGCCTGGAGGGTGAGTGTCAGTAATATCGACTCCTCTTCTCGTCTGAGTCTGAGCTGTAATCTCGTAGACCCACACCCTTCTGTAGGCTCAGTAAGGAATCCTTCATCTACGTGAAGACACATAATGCCGTCATTTCACAATCAGGCTCAATCAAATCGCTTTCGGTTCCATttgcaaacatgttttatacCTGATCCAATAACAGTACTGAAGATTTAATGATTTCTCTCCATTTCTGCAGCTCGGCATCGTGGTAGCGCTGCTGGGACTCTAGGAGCTGCGCCCATTCCATCTGCGTCTGCGGCAGTTTACTGCTGAAACACACAGTAACAAAAACACCCCTACTCAGTGATCTACAAAGTGACTTTAGGAATGTATAAAGACTTAAAGGAATGGTTTGCCACATGTCTTCTGtgggtttttgtaacataatacttatatttttaaaattataacacaAATCACTGACTCCTGGCAATGCAAGGGTCAAAATAATGTCTATTATCCACCACCATCACTaaaaagagccaggataaattttgtaaaaaaacagaagaaagtcatgtacaactaggatggcttgggggtgagtaaaatatggggtaatcttatttttgggtgaattgcAGTCCAAACTAATGCTTGCAATGTTGTGGGAGGAGTTCAGAACTGTGGGTGTGACTTGTTTGATTATTTGTGGGTAGGGCTTGATCGCTGCTTACTGCGGTTGGGTGGAactcaaaattattataattgggTCCTAATGTTGTGGGAGGAGGCAGATCACAGCTGAGGGTGCGACTGAAATATTGTGGGCATGACTTATTGTATTGTTGTGGGTGTGTCTTGGCATTGTTGTGGGTGGGGTTTAATAATAATGTCGAGCTCGATATTATAAGGTGTGTTTACTACCACTTCAAGTGGAACTCATCTAGTCGAACTGCATAATGAATGTGTCTTGAAGTTGTGGCTCAGTATTGCTGTGAGACTCGACATTAAAACATTGTGGGTGGAGCTTTATTATTGATATTGGTGATGTGGGAGGAACTCATAACTATGGTCATGGCTCATTATTTTTGTGGGCAGAGCTCAATTCCATTGTGGGTGGGTCTTATTGCTGTGGGTGGAGCTCATAATTATGGGCGTGGCTCAACATTGTATTGGGATGTAGCTTGGCTTTCTGGGCGAATCTCTATATTTTCTCTACATTGCTTATTGTGGTGGGTGATCACAAATGCGGATAAGACTCAATAGTGCTCTGGGAGTGATATTGCTATGGGCGGAGTTTAGCACCATTCCGGGTGGGTCTTGGCTCAATACCGTTGTAGGTGTGAAGCGGTTGTAGTATGTGTTGTACCTTTCATGTAAGCGCAAGCCCTGCCAGCTGGTGAGGCTTTGTGCAGAATACTCCAGCATCCAGAGTTTGTAGAACAGCATCACATTCAAAAACACCAGTAGCACCAAACTGCAGAGAGACATCAATCAGGCACATTAAACAATTAAGCAAATTCAAGTGATATTTGGCAGAGGAGAGTGGACACGATTAGAACAGATACTTTTGCTGCATTCCAGTCAAAGTCATACGAGATATTCCCACAGAAACGCTTTATTCAAACAGGATTTGGAAATTCTCACTCGTCACACTGAATGAAGCGCAGCACAAGACTGATAGAGAATGGATTAGAATGACAGGACAGAGGTGGGATTTTCCGAATGGACATATAATTAACATCAGTAGAGGAATGTACCTTATACAGATCCTAAGGCCAACCACAAGaggcaaaaccaaaaaaaagaaaaaaaaagaaaaagaaagagtcatatttataaaaatatttaaaaagtagccAAAactatattagtattatttaagaGTACAGACGGTACTAAAGTAGTACTTACACAAAGCTGATGATGAGTAGTGGTTTAGAGAGGTTGCAGAAAATCCCACCCCCTGGTGTGTGCTCAGGAATGTGTCTTGTCTGAGTGGAGCCTGTGGATGGAGAACGTGAAATTGAAAGCAGTCATATAAATTTAAAGCTAATATCTTTTGAGTTTGGTAATATTTGGAACTGCATGTACTCGCCTGCCACATGTTTGATGCGGTGGATGACCTCCTCGTCTGTTGGTGTGGTCACAGGACTTAGGGTCTCATCTAGATGGGCTGTGCGCAGGTGGGCAGGGGGTCTTTTTCTCCGCCTTAAGGTGGAGTTCTTGACTGCTTTAGCTTTAGGAGACAGTCTGTGGCTTTCCAATAGAGCATCCTCCATCTTGCCTAACTCCAGTTCTGAAAAACAGCAATGCTTATTTACTGGAACTAacttatttattcttatttgtcACTTATTTGTTCTGTGTGGGACTCAGTATTGTTCTGGGTGAAACTACAATATTATTTTGTGGGGTTGATGCTGTGGGTGTGGTGTGATATTAGTGCGGGTGGAGCTCAATGTTGTTGTGGGTGGAGCTCAATGCTGTCATGGGCGGAGCACAATACTGTTGAGAGTGGGACTTGATATTGTTAGCAGATTTAAATTTTGTTGTAGGTGGTGTTTAATCTTAAAGTGTATTGTGGGCGGGGCTTATTGTTATGGGTGtggcttattattattgtaggcGAAGCTCAACACTGTTGTGGATGGGTCTTTAGGTGGCATTTGGAGATTTAGGTTGGTTTTGGGGGGTTGTGAAACTGTCTTACCAAGGCTTTTGAAGTTCTCATCTAGGCCACTCCAGAAATTCTTCTCAATAAAGCCCTTCACCAGCCCCCATGGCTGTTTCCTGTACCTCAACTCTGTAGAAACCCTATAGGCAGAATGAACCACATTATTCTCTGTTTGGCTTTGACCACAAAAAATATGAACGTCTCGTTTATCTGTACCTCAGCCTACACTTGTTCTTGGCCACGCGTGTCAGCATGTAGCGGTTTAGGGTGTAGAAGTAGTCGTGGTACGGTACGTCATGAGTGATGACTTCTGCATCGATGATGTAGCACTCACTTTCCTGACTGGCCTTATAAAGAGTCTAGTTCAGAGAGAAGTCGcattgaaaatgttaatattaaaacacatacacatacaagtAGTACTGAGGGGAAGTCAGTCTCACCTGATTCTCTGTGACTGTAGCTGTTTTAGGAGCAAGTGGGTTGGTCAGGGAAATTGTGTACATGATGGCCCTGGTCTGATTTCCAGCATCTTCCTTCTTCCAAGGATGATACACCACATCTGTGAAAGATGTGCAGGACCAAAGCAAGTATATCAGAAACagagttattatagttaactaaaatcaaaaaaaaaaaaaaaaaattaaaaacaaaaaaacaaaatatatatagcttGCAATGTTCTTCATGGTCTTAATCACTCTATTGGGTTTTATTGTAGACTATCTAAAATTTCAATCAGGCAAAAGATGAAGAGATCACTGACCTGTGAATCTCCTCTGCTCCATGAAGTCTGTCATGAACTGGGACTCGGTGAAGAGGATGGCGTACAGCTTATCAACACTGAACTTATACACCTCGTTAATGTACTGACGGCCGTTCAGATCCTCGTGGAATGCTTGAACCTCATCCCCTGAATAAACATCCCCACATAAAGATGAACTGTGTAACACTTAAATACTGGTATCAAAATATGTGTAGAGTCTCACACTGTTCACTAttcaaacaacattttcatgctGGTAGTATGGTATGCAcctcaattaaatttttttattattattttaataattatcattaattaattttaattcatatattatatgaatatatttcatatataaaataacattttatgtgtgtatttctataaacatacacagtgcacacacatattatgtacacaaaaatatttattttgaacgcGATTAATCatgtttgatagcactaatcaGATAAAAAGCAAGATTTGAAATGTGGATATTATCATCTAGTTAATGGAATATACGTAcataataaagataaatgtattaactctattattatgaataattatattttatattattttattaacattataaatttatttggaaaaatatacttatttaattattttttacatttttcaaaaatcatgtctTTTATAATGCTATCATGTTTTATTGCGTTAGCTagtatttagttaaaaaaaccAAATGCAGTTCTATTGAAATTAACTGGAATGCACAGTTTCTGCAAATTAACTCttcatatattgtatataatttgagttttatttttcgAACCTTCGTCATCTGTCTCCGAGGAGTCACTGAGATCAGTGGGTATGTCCTCGTTGTCGTTGAAGTCGAGTGCAGGGGCCGGCACCGGATCCAGAGGACTGGCTGGCTCGCTGTTCCTCTCCTCGGCCAGCAGAGGCAGCGGCAGCAGGTCTCCATCAGGAAGGCAGTCTGTGTACTCCTCAGCTGCAATGTCAAACTGACACCAGCAGAGGGACCGTTTCAAACCATCGCACTCAATAAAACCATACGAAAAGCGTGCACGAGCACATACACTCACAGACAGAGGCGTATCGGTGCTGCTGGGAGGTGTGGTGGAGGTGATGGTGGAGTGTGTGATGGATCTCTTGTGTGAAGGAGGAGAACTGTTTTCTGGCTTGTTCTCACTGCTGCTCTTGGATGAGTTATCGTTACTGACCTCGTTCTCCTCCGCTGGGATCTCCTCGCAGTATCTGAACAGAGTGGGCACCATTCGCATCTGTTGGGAATATGTTGTATTTCCGAACAATAGTTATGAGAGCCTGCGCGTCATACTCACCCCATTGTGTTGAAA
This region of Puntigrus tetrazona isolate hp1 chromosome 18, ASM1883169v1, whole genome shotgun sequence genomic DNA includes:
- the gramd1bb gene encoding protein Aster-B isoform X16; amino-acid sequence: MTDTLRPPSLQVHVPRDEPGHGEEEEGCGSGGGHDSLVWSSSSTPTLRRRRFKMKRMKKLPSERERIENGLLRHPGSRSASKEYLQLPSIEITPSSDEDAAWSNSSTPSASPRRKRFLLRKWLKVRERKEQGSESSSQQSSQQSSQQSSHDDDSSRFLTPFIREDSTASNSNRSSPACSPVLRKRCRSPILQNVETDAMVEKGSEQSDTSKSPSTPEQLVTRTFSGQSTRSGGKNSKSHKRLSKKSQSWYNVLSPTYKQRNEDFRKLFKQLPDTERLIVDYSCALQRDILLQGRLYLSENWICFYSNIFRWETLLTVRLKDICSMTKEKTARLIPNAIQVCTDTEKHFFTSFGARDRTYMMMFRLWQNALLDKPLCPKELWHFVHQCYGNELGLTSDDEDYVPPDDDFNTMGYCEEIPAEENEVSNDNSSKSSSENKPENSSPPSHKRSITHSTITSTTPPSSTDTPLSFDIAAEEYTDCLPDGDLLPLPLLAEERNSEPASPLDPVPAPALDFNDNEDIPTDLSDSSETDDEGDEVQAFHEDLNGRQYINEVYKFSVDKLYAILFTESQFMTDFMEQRRFTDVVYHPWKKEDAGNQTRAIMYTISLTNPLAPKTATVTENQTLYKASQESECYIIDAEVITHDVPYHDYFYTLNRYMLTRVAKNKCRLRVSTELRYRKQPWGLVKGFIEKNFWSGLDENFKSLELELGKMEDALLESHRLSPKAKAVKNSTLRRRKRPPAHLRTAHLDETLSPVTTPTDEEVIHRIKHVAGSTQTRHIPEHTPGGGIFCNLSKPLLIISFVICISLVLLVFLNVMLFYKLWMLEYSAQSLTSWQGLRLHESKLPQTQMEWAQLLESQQRYHDAELQKWREIIKSSVLLLDQMKDSLLSLQKGVGLRDYSSDSDEKRSRYY
- the gramd1bb gene encoding protein Aster-B isoform X4, producing the protein MTDTLRPPSLQVHVPRDEPGHGEEEEGCGSGGGHDSLVWSSSSTPTLRRRRFKMKRMKKLPSERERIENGLLRHPGSRSASKEYLQLPSIEITPSSDEDAAWSNSSTPSASPRRKRFLLRKWLKVRERKEQGSESSSQQSSQQSSQQSSHDDDSSRFLTPFIREDRADSGADKCSTASNSNRSSPACSPVLRKRCRSPILQNVETDAMVEKGSEQSDTSKSPSTPEQLVTRTFSGQSTRSGGKNSKSHKRLSKYDRLNLIKKSQSWYNHERQHILRVLSPTYKQRNEDFRKLFKQLPDTERLIVDYSCALQRDILLQGRLYLSENWICFYSNIFRWETLLTVRLKDICSMTKEKTARLIPNAIQVCTDTEKHFFTSFGARDRTYMMMFRLWQNALLDKPLCPKELWHFVHQCYGNELGLTSDDEDYVPPDDDFNTMGYCEEIPAEENEVSNDNSSKSSSENKPENSSPPSHKRSITHSTITSTTPPSSTDTPLSFDIAAEEYTDCLPDGDLLPLPLLAEERNSEPASPLDPVPAPALDFNDNEDIPTDLSDSSETDDEGDEVQAFHEDLNGRQYINEVYKFSVDKLYAILFTESQFMTDFMEQRRFTDVVYHPWKKEDAGNQTRAIMYTISLTNPLAPKTATVTENQTLYKASQESECYIIDAEVITHDVPYHDYFYTLNRYMLTRVAKNKCRLRVSTELRYRKQPWGLVKGFIEKNFWSGLDENFKSLELELGKMEDALLESHRLSPKAKAVKNSTLRRRKRPPAHLRTAHLDETLSPVTTPTDEEVIHRIKHVAGSTQTRHIPEHTPGGGIFCNLSKPLLIISFVLVLLVFLNVMLFYKLWMLEYSAQSLTSWQGLRLHESSKLPQTQMEWAQLLESQQRYHDAELQKWREIIKSSVLLLDQMKDSLLSLQKGVGLRDYSSDSDEKRSRYY